A stretch of Endozoicomonas sp. SCSIO W0465 DNA encodes these proteins:
- a CDS encoding HsdR family type I site-specific deoxyribonuclease, whose amino-acid sequence MATLVETYLDKPGDNIIDKTRKIHDDHIFDFVFDDGHIQNIHLLDKHNIHRNICQVIRQFEQTGTHKNRYDVTILVNGLPLVQIELKKRGVAIREAFNQVHRYSKESFNSENSLYKYLQLFVISNGTDTRYFANTTQRNKNSFDFTMNWAKADNSLIKDLQDFTATFFQKSTLLNVLLHYSVFDVSDTLLVMRPYQIAATERILWKIKSSYEAKHWSKPESGGFIWHTTGSGKTLTSFKAARLATKLDFIDKVFFVVDRKDLDYQTMKEYQRFSPDSVNGSDSTAGLKKNLDKDDNKIIVTTIQKLNNLMKSEGDLAIYNRQVVFIFDECHRSQFGEAQKNLKKKFKRFYQFGFTGTPIFPQNALGAETTASVFGRELHSYVITDAIRDEKVLKFKVDYNDVRPKFKAIETEQDEKKLNAAEDKQALLHPERIREVSQYILNNFRQKTHRLQASANGFNAMFAVSSVDAAKLYYESLNQLQADSEKPLKIATIFSFAANEEQDAVGDILDESFDVSAMNSSAKEFLSSAIADYNAFFKSNYSVDSKGFQSYYRDLAKRVKAKDIDLLIVVGMFLTGFDAPTLNTLFVDKNLRFHGLMQAYSRTNRIYDATKTFGNIVTFRDLEKATVDAITLFGDKNTKNVVLEKSYKEYMEGFTDLVTGEARRGFMDVVQELEQRFPDPAAIEKESDKKAFAKLFGEYLRVENVLQNYDEFASLKALQDVDMSDPAAVEAFKAEHYLDDEQLAQMQTIRLPAERKIQDYRSTYNDIRDWQRRQKSSDDKDKSTIDWDDVVFEVDLLKSQEINLDYILELIFEHNKKTKSKADLVDEVRRVIRASLGNRAKEGLVVDFINQTDLDEIGDKASVIDAFFTYAQKEQQREADELIEAESLNNEAAKRYIATSLKREFASENGTELNAILPKMSPLNPQYLTKKQSVFQKIAAFIEKFKGVGGRV is encoded by the coding sequence ATGGCAACGCTTGTTGAGACCTATCTGGATAAACCCGGCGACAACATTATTGATAAAACCCGAAAGATTCACGATGACCATATCTTCGATTTTGTCTTTGATGACGGGCATATCCAGAACATCCATCTGCTGGATAAACACAATATCCACCGTAACATCTGTCAGGTCATCCGGCAGTTTGAGCAGACCGGCACCCATAAAAACCGCTACGATGTGACGATTCTGGTGAACGGTTTGCCCCTGGTGCAGATTGAGCTGAAAAAACGGGGCGTGGCCATTCGTGAAGCGTTTAACCAGGTGCATCGCTACAGCAAGGAGAGCTTTAACAGCGAAAACTCGTTGTATAAATATTTGCAGCTGTTTGTGATCTCTAACGGGACCGATACCCGCTATTTTGCCAATACCACCCAGCGCAATAAAAACAGCTTCGACTTCACCATGAACTGGGCGAAGGCGGATAACAGCCTGATCAAAGATTTACAGGACTTTACCGCCACCTTTTTCCAGAAAAGCACCCTGCTTAATGTGTTGCTGCATTACTCGGTGTTTGACGTCAGCGATACCTTACTGGTCATGCGCCCTTACCAGATTGCCGCCACCGAACGTATTTTATGGAAAATAAAAAGTTCCTATGAGGCTAAACACTGGAGCAAACCGGAGAGCGGCGGTTTTATCTGGCATACCACTGGCTCCGGTAAAACCTTAACCAGTTTCAAAGCGGCACGTTTGGCTACTAAGCTGGATTTTATCGACAAGGTATTTTTTGTGGTCGACCGAAAAGATCTCGATTACCAGACCATGAAGGAATACCAGCGTTTTTCACCAGACAGTGTGAATGGTTCTGACAGTACCGCTGGCCTGAAGAAAAATCTGGATAAAGACGACAACAAGATCATCGTCACTACCATCCAGAAGCTCAACAATCTGATGAAAAGCGAGGGCGACCTTGCTATTTACAACCGTCAGGTGGTGTTTATTTTCGATGAGTGTCACCGTAGCCAGTTTGGTGAAGCCCAGAAAAACCTGAAGAAGAAGTTTAAACGGTTCTATCAGTTCGGTTTTACGGGTACGCCCATTTTCCCGCAGAACGCTTTAGGTGCGGAAACTACCGCCAGCGTGTTTGGCCGTGAGTTGCATTCCTATGTGATTACCGATGCCATTCGCGATGAAAAGGTGCTCAAGTTCAAGGTGGACTATAACGATGTTCGCCCGAAATTTAAGGCCATCGAAACCGAGCAGGATGAGAAAAAGCTCAACGCCGCAGAAGACAAGCAGGCCCTGCTGCACCCGGAGCGTATTCGTGAAGTCTCTCAATACATTCTGAATAACTTCCGCCAGAAAACCCATCGCCTGCAAGCCAGTGCCAATGGTTTTAATGCCATGTTTGCGGTGAGCAGTGTGGATGCCGCCAAGCTTTATTATGAGTCGCTGAACCAGTTGCAGGCTGATAGCGAAAAGCCGCTGAAGATCGCCACCATTTTCTCCTTTGCGGCCAATGAAGAGCAGGATGCGGTCGGGGATATTCTGGATGAGAGCTTTGATGTCTCGGCTATGAACAGCAGTGCTAAAGAGTTTTTAAGTTCAGCCATTGCCGACTATAACGCATTCTTTAAAAGCAATTACAGTGTTGATAGCAAAGGGTTCCAGAGTTACTACCGTGATCTGGCCAAGCGGGTTAAAGCCAAGGACATTGATTTGTTGATTGTGGTGGGGATGTTCCTTACCGGCTTTGATGCGCCAACCCTGAATACCCTGTTCGTGGATAAAAACCTGCGTTTCCACGGGTTAATGCAGGCCTATTCCCGCACCAACCGCATTTATGATGCCACCAAGACCTTTGGCAATATTGTCACCTTCCGCGATCTGGAAAAGGCGACGGTGGATGCCATCACTCTGTTTGGGGATAAAAACACCAAAAACGTGGTGCTGGAAAAAAGCTACAAGGAGTACATGGAAGGCTTTACTGATCTGGTCACCGGCGAAGCCAGACGGGGCTTTATGGATGTGGTGCAGGAATTGGAGCAACGCTTTCCTGATCCTGCCGCCATTGAAAAAGAGTCTGATAAAAAAGCCTTTGCCAAACTCTTTGGTGAATATTTGCGCGTCGAAAACGTGCTGCAAAACTACGATGAATTTGCCAGCCTGAAAGCGTTGCAAGACGTGGATATGAGCGACCCGGCAGCTGTTGAAGCGTTTAAGGCCGAGCATTATCTGGATGATGAACAACTGGCACAGATGCAGACCATTCGTCTGCCCGCCGAACGCAAGATTCAGGATTACCGTTCTACTTATAACGATATTCGTGATTGGCAGCGTCGGCAGAAATCGTCGGATGACAAGGATAAATCCACCATTGATTGGGATGATGTGGTCTTTGAGGTGGACCTGCTGAAATCCCAGGAGATCAATCTGGATTACATTCTGGAGCTGATCTTTGAGCACAACAAGAAAACCAAAAGCAAGGCTGATCTGGTGGATGAAGTGCGCCGTGTTATTCGTGCCAGCCTTGGCAACCGTGCCAAAGAAGGCCTGGTGGTGGACTTTATCAACCAGACTGATCTTGATGAGATTGGCGACAAAGCCAGTGTGATTGATGCTTTTTTCACGTATGCACAGAAGGAACAGCAGCGTGAGGCTGATGAACTGATTGAGGCAGAAAGCCTGAACAATGAAGCTGCCAAACGGTATATTGCTACCTCTTTGAAACGGGAGTTTGCCAGCGAGAATGGCACGGAGCTGAATGCCATTTTGCCGAAAATGAGTCCGTTAAATCCGCAGTATCTGACCAAGAAGCAGAGTGTGTTTCAGAAAATTGCGGCGTTTATTGAGAAGTTTAAAGGGGTGGGTGGGCGGGTTTAG
- a CDS encoding dynamin family protein — protein sequence MPSSSAPQQRCTFCLEAVSSQSQFGGRSLVTTNCTVHSQAHLDCIYENLKSGETGSLSERHCECGPNMSLFRNGKPLLEDAYQKKDLEALNKMGLVSEPTNQHESTFLTVASNCYTERFMTMWRADQEQLSFTLSPKEHRAKLENCLKKHQEALTESLEKVKECYKKAQEHTDLHANFNNIIRKIENNIKSIKDEQDKIKRDEFILSVFGAFNSGKSTTINAIVGMEHLPYRDSAMTALPTLIRHTPGNVHPVLKLGDKTKTFNELLSKLRKEMDTGHDIKDKPLKDNHELLKLKINTELRNVLEAILNPDYEFQSQYQEEDKIQKCLIELNYMFRILKKLSKESNEIKFNIEEFFQPSSIPVVEIEFTALRGVIQDKNCSFSIMDTPGYGESKEDSKKISELIEKLLVKSSTAIAVLDKEYL from the coding sequence ATGCCAAGTTCTTCAGCACCTCAGCAGCGATGCACTTTCTGTCTTGAAGCAGTTTCGAGCCAATCTCAATTTGGTGGGCGCTCATTGGTCACAACAAATTGTACAGTGCATTCACAGGCTCACTTGGACTGTATATACGAAAACCTGAAGTCTGGTGAAACAGGTAGCCTGAGTGAAAGGCATTGTGAGTGTGGGCCAAACATGTCCTTGTTCCGAAACGGAAAACCATTATTAGAGGATGCCTATCAAAAGAAAGATCTGGAAGCTCTTAATAAAATGGGGCTTGTGTCGGAGCCTACCAACCAGCATGAATCCACTTTTTTAACCGTAGCTAGTAATTGTTATACTGAGCGTTTCATGACTATGTGGAGAGCTGACCAAGAACAACTTAGTTTCACTTTGAGTCCTAAAGAACATAGGGCTAAACTGGAAAATTGTCTGAAAAAACATCAAGAAGCTTTAACAGAATCTCTTGAAAAAGTAAAAGAATGTTATAAAAAAGCACAGGAACATACAGACTTACACGCTAATTTTAATAATATTATCAGAAAGATAGAAAATAATATTAAATCAATTAAAGATGAGCAAGATAAAATAAAGAGAGATGAATTTATACTTTCTGTATTTGGCGCGTTCAACTCTGGCAAATCGACAACAATTAATGCAATTGTTGGCATGGAACATCTACCCTACCGAGACTCTGCCATGACGGCACTCCCCACTCTGATTCGTCATACACCTGGCAATGTACATCCAGTATTGAAACTTGGGGATAAAACAAAAACCTTTAACGAATTATTGTCCAAACTGCGTAAAGAAATGGATACAGGCCATGATATAAAAGATAAACCCCTAAAGGATAATCATGAATTATTAAAGCTAAAGATAAACACTGAATTAAGAAATGTTTTAGAGGCAATTTTAAATCCTGATTACGAATTTCAATCACAATATCAGGAAGAGGATAAAATTCAGAAGTGCTTAATCGAGCTAAACTATATGTTCAGAATCCTAAAAAAACTAAGCAAAGAAAGTAACGAAATTAAATTTAATATTGAGGAGTTCTTTCAACCAAGTTCAATTCCAGTTGTCGAAATTGAGTTCACTGCCTTGCGTGGTGTGATACAAGATAAAAATTGCTCTTTCAGCATTATGGATACTCCTGGTTACGGTGAATCTAAGGAAGATTCGAAAAAAATAAGTGAGTTGATAGAAAAACTTCTTGTTAAATCCAGCACTGCCATTGCAGTATTGGATAAAGAATATTTGTAA
- a CDS encoding transposase, with protein MAFLEHQQLQPEDLLRFITQQQEQIIQLKEQIELLEAEIRRLKKLPAKPDIKPNTKPPDDDTGSPDGDPSAPEGNDGASPDTSSKQKVKKPNEKTRKQRKQPRKPSAEKSIPIAATDVPEGSIRNGTTPFHVQELTIQTSSIEYLLEQWVTPDGQTITAKPPASLHGHHYGPMLQAYVLHQYHGCSVTQPELLDWLWDIGISISSGELSQLLTKGHEQFHAEKDELLTTGIRCSSYIQTDDTGTRHKGKNGYCTIINNESFAWFESTDSKSRENFVSLLHRPWSTYTFTDDALIYLEKLDYPKKWLRVLNPYRGVTFLSHEAWEECMKDLRLTGRRRQQASEAMIYGSLIQHGAGHLTTFSDGARQFDVFKHSQCWIHAERGLAKVHPVNDQQAMAQKWLRTWFWAIYDDLKDFKTEPTEKKAIKVRQGFQALIQTQTCSGLLQDALSGLAVIKEELLLVLDDPSLPLHNNLSESQIREYVKRRKISSGTRSDLGRQCRDTFASLKKTCRLYGLSFWDYLKSRLMGDGLFPRLSNLIEEASRHLPCGAASSF; from the coding sequence ATGGCTTTTCTAGAACACCAGCAGTTACAACCTGAAGATCTACTGAGATTCATCACTCAGCAGCAAGAGCAGATCATTCAGCTCAAAGAGCAGATAGAATTGCTTGAAGCAGAGATTCGTCGTCTAAAAAAACTGCCCGCAAAGCCTGACATCAAACCAAACACCAAACCTCCCGATGATGACACCGGCAGCCCTGATGGAGATCCATCCGCTCCTGAGGGTAACGATGGAGCCAGCCCAGACACCTCGTCAAAGCAGAAGGTTAAGAAGCCCAACGAGAAAACCAGAAAGCAGCGTAAACAGCCCCGAAAGCCATCGGCGGAAAAATCCATACCCATTGCTGCCACTGATGTTCCGGAGGGATCAATCAGGAATGGAACCACCCCTTTTCATGTTCAGGAACTGACAATACAAACATCCAGTATTGAATATCTTTTAGAGCAATGGGTGACACCCGATGGACAAACCATTACGGCCAAACCGCCAGCCAGCCTTCATGGACATCATTACGGGCCAATGCTGCAGGCCTACGTTCTGCACCAGTATCATGGTTGCTCCGTTACCCAGCCAGAACTGCTGGACTGGCTATGGGACATTGGAATCTCTATTTCCAGCGGGGAACTCAGCCAGCTTCTGACGAAAGGACACGAGCAGTTCCATGCTGAGAAAGATGAGCTGTTGACTACAGGTATTCGCTGTTCAAGTTATATCCAGACAGACGACACGGGAACAAGGCATAAGGGGAAGAACGGTTACTGCACCATCATCAATAACGAGTCCTTTGCCTGGTTCGAGAGCACAGACAGCAAAAGCCGGGAAAATTTCGTAAGCCTACTGCACCGCCCATGGTCAACTTACACGTTCACCGACGATGCCTTGATCTATCTGGAAAAACTGGATTACCCCAAAAAGTGGCTACGCGTTCTTAATCCATACAGAGGCGTCACCTTCCTGAGCCATGAAGCCTGGGAAGAATGTATGAAAGACCTGAGACTAACTGGTAGACGGCGCCAGCAGGCCAGTGAAGCCATGATTTATGGCAGCCTGATACAGCATGGAGCAGGACATCTTACCACCTTCAGTGATGGGGCAAGGCAGTTCGACGTTTTCAAACACAGCCAGTGCTGGATACATGCAGAGCGAGGGCTGGCAAAAGTTCATCCGGTCAATGATCAGCAGGCCATGGCTCAGAAATGGCTTCGGACATGGTTCTGGGCCATTTACGATGACCTTAAAGACTTCAAGACAGAGCCAACTGAAAAAAAGGCAATAAAAGTACGACAGGGGTTCCAGGCGCTGATCCAAACCCAAACGTGCAGTGGGCTTCTTCAGGATGCTCTGTCAGGGTTGGCTGTAATCAAGGAAGAGCTATTACTGGTTCTGGATGACCCGAGCTTACCGCTGCACAACAACCTGAGCGAGAGTCAGATACGAGAATATGTTAAACGACGAAAGATCAGTAGTGGGACGCGAAGCGATTTGGGGCGGCAATGTCGCGACACCTTTGCCAGCCTGAAAA